A segment of the Thermococcus celericrescens genome:
TTGGAGGGGGTCCAGTAGTAGTCCATCGTCATCGGATTGACTCTGTCTATCTCGACGCCCTTCTCAACCATCGTTTGGATTATCGAGTAGCCGCTACCGACGAGGCCCGCCCCCGGGTCGCTCGGGAGGGTGAAGCCTATCTTGACGTTCCTCTCACGCTGGACTATGAGGAGGGCATCGGCGAGCAGGTTGGCGTCGATGCTGGACTCTATGTCGAAGTCGAGGTAGGTGGCGTTGTAGGTGTCGATGACCTGGAGGTACCACTCGGCGAGTTGCTCCGCGCTCTGGGCCTGCTGGCAGAGGTACGGCCCGACTGCCCCGCCAAAGGCTATTATGACGTCGCCCCCGGCTTTTCTCAGCTCCCTGACCTCAT
Coding sequences within it:
- a CDS encoding chitinase, translated to EVRELRKAGGDVIIAFGGAVGPYLCQQAQSAEQLAEWYLQVIDTYNATYLDFDIESSIDANLLADALLIVQRERNVKIGFTLPSDPGAGLVGSGYSIIQTMVEKGVEIDRVNPMTMDYYWTPSNADNAISVAEHVFSQLKGLYSDRSDAEIWGMIGLTPMIGVNDDHSVFTIDDAQRLVEWAVQQGLRFLAFWSVDRDHPGQEGQVSPTHRGTSDPDWAYSHVFVEFMNAFVQSAGTSAQAVAVPV